A genome region from Rattus norvegicus strain BN/NHsdMcwi chromosome 17, GRCr8, whole genome shotgun sequence includes the following:
- the Spata31c2l3 gene encoding uncharacterized protein Spata31c2l3 yields MERLLNLMNSIIYSWVSPSTIDTAMDMIIAILCGAGLFFLLTPFLKNLPVSPCESEMDITEDVKRRQTKTRKKIATRKGCRDAAKNVEETKTPSQLMKMEQLLQDSTPHPWWNPLQKMDHLLIFQPLSHLNCLEYLIQKEFSHIFWGISTLFSESVVATAHVLRNRSSAEHKTVRFRDACLPGQAPSHDKGPPECSQEQPLLAQLLTPSLLAVTKAQLMQIFPSSTPIKTPPCFKRQAFGKPRPTCDKGIQVSLSMENHAWQHGQYWNPTEGDDIQKHQAAFMRPTQNLTLHSEAVRSGSILPEHGQMAHKNEGPQNEGKETNVGQGQGTPITFLPSWKLTQLKGNFPAINENENYCKSRAQLSQPAQHSILNHKSYMWNNMMGTVPMEVPLQEVTEKNDTHTTIKKGTCLGGKHLPCPSISNLEKGLKFRNTTLRAEKQFYMNTADDHSYLDSKTERKLQSNFTEPPVKPRGKPYLHFLEASHLATPGVPASNLPQVAFPFSRICDSKEEYYSKAAMILENLHHRDPGGIRVENASTARLESALWMHSAAEVQENQRAPQPDVSHGPSQVQPDPFQTYLSFQQPDFCVQAKPQQTTTMEGSETGSLQINTNTKIDKHPPRKIFQYEDSAHPWCRVIVLGQNETVPPSAAKPSNIVEVKEEPSAWTVSLGSSESHSCQAFGISARDIGSLQPNKHPGHLQTPTLQPSVDSIQNIQTHSMIDLKSKDQAQPWPVSDDPDVPSTVHPALVSLPSKHWMHSFQNTCQNHVNTLGLGDVSMRRHERVETGEICVPEENLEVKDFKGSQPHEEKQITIRSRAISQGERLGRISPSIPSSIQIKDTTKTWIPGKGEVTSKSSLNNITRTASQYGKDSTKYLGQGDSLENVLHTSGTEQIQEVITRNKVIYNTVAEIKSLVNALGQILENTEEYRSKVLGCKVDSLTSQLDDPSHTPVGLHETIHSRTVNRLSCGHVSPEINNYSFTYMGTEDQLQSGIEAHRACDEDLNQGGTDIWFDQLPFPKGSDLLSEYRGIGDKQESGLADQRFCDPNKITRNVGMVCWPHSSFEGHNHSFEYKENRAKQQPEIVHKPPFPCQCTKKGTGCGRSLSPIENCAVKHKGNDCLRTSVAAHQASHTR; encoded by the exons atggagagacttCTCAATCTGATGAATAGCATTATTTACTCATGGGTGAGCCCCAGCACTATAGACACAGCAATGGACATGATCATTGCCATTCTGTGTGGAGCTGGGCTCTTTTTCCTACTGACCCCCTTCCTGAAGAACCTCCCTGTGTCACCATGTGAAAGTGAAATGGACATCACAGAG GATGTGAAGAGGAGGCAGACAAAGACCAGGAAGAAAATCGCTACTCGAAAAG GTTGCAGAGATGCTGCAAAGAATGTGGAAGAGACCAAGACTCCATCACAACTTATGAAAAT GGAGCAACTTCTCCAGGACTCCACACCACATCCCTGGTGGAACCCTCTTCAGAAAATGGACCACCTTCTGATATTTCAGCCATTGTCTCATCTCAATTGCTTGGAGTATCTTATACAGAAGGAATTTAGTCACATTTTCTGGGGCATATCCACTCTTTTCTCTGAGTCTGTCGTTGCTACTGCCCATGTCCTCAGAAACCGTTCCTCAGCAGAACATAAAACCGTGAGGTTTCGTGATGCCTGTCTCCCTGGCCAAGCTCCTTCCCATGATAAAGGACCTCCAGAGTGTTCCCAAGAACAGCCATTGCTTGCACAACTTTTGACACCAAGCTTGTTAGCTGTGACAAAGGCTCAACTAATGCAAATCTTCCCAAGCTCTACACCAATCAAAACACCTCCTTGTTTCAAGAGGCAGGCCTTTGGAAAACCACGTCCTACCTGTGACAAAGGTATACAGGTATCCCTATCAATGGAAAACCATGCCTGGCAACATGGACAGTATTGGAACCCCACCGAAGGTGATGATATCCAAAAACATCAGGCAGCCTTTATGAGACCGACTCAAAACTTGACCTTACACAGTGAGGCTGTCAGGTCAGGCTCCATCCTTCCTGAGCATGGGCAGATGGCCCACAAGAATGAGGGGCCACAGAATGAAGGGAAGGAAACTAACGTGGGACAAGGACAAGGGACCCCCATCACATTCCTCCCATCCTGGAAGCTGACCCAGCTTAAGGGAAATTTTCCTgcaataaatgaaaatgaaaattattgcAAGAGCAGGGCTCAACTCTCCCAACCTGCCCAGCACTCCATCCTCAACCACAAAAGCTACATGTGGAACAACATGATGGGGACTGTGCCCATGGAGGTACCCTTACAGGAGGTCACAGAAAAGAATGATACACATACCACCATCAAGAAGGGCACTTGTTTAGGGGGCAAACACCTGCCTTGCCCTTCCATCAGCAACCTTGAGAAGGGGCTGAAATTCAGGAACACCACACTAAGGGCAGAAAAGCAGTTTTATATGAACACTGCTGACGATCATTCTTACCTTGATTCAAAAACTGAAAGGAAGTTGCAATCCAATTTTACAGAACCTCCAGTCAAACCCAGAGGGAAACCATATCTGCATTTCCTTGAGGCAAGCCATCTTGCCACACCTGGAGTTCCAGCCTCAAACCTTCCCCAGGTTGCGTTTCCCTTCTCCCGCATCTGTGATTCCAAGGAGGAGTACTATTCCAAGGCTGCCATGATCCTGGAAAATTTGCATCACCGGGACCCAGGAGGGATAAGGGTAGAAAATGCCTCAACTGCCAGGCTAGAGAGTGCTCTGTGGATGCACTCAGCTGCAGAGGTGCAGGAGAACCAAAGAGCCCCTCAACCTGATGTCAGTCATGGGCCCTCACAAGTCCAACCAGATCCCTTTCAGACATACCTGAGTTTTCAGCAACCTGATTTTTGCGTCCAGGCAAAACCCCAGCAGACCACGACTATGGAAGGAAGTGAAACAGGCAGTCTCCAAATAAATACCAACACAAAAATTGACAAGCATCCACCCAGGAAGATATTTCAGTATGAGGACTCAGCTCATCCCTGGTGTCGTGTGATAGTGCTTGGTCAGAATGAAACCGTCCCACCCTCAGCAGCCAAACCAAGCAACATTGTGGAGGTGAAAGAAGAGCCATCTGCATGGACAGTGAGTCTGGGATCCAGTGAGAGTCACAGTTGCCAAGCTTTCGGTATCAGTGCCAGGGACATTGGATCTTTACAGCCCAACAAACATCCTGGTCATCTGCAAACACCTACCCTACAGCCCTCAGTGGACTCcatccaaaacatacaaacacacagtatGATAGACCTGAAATCAAAGGACCAGGCACAGCCCTGGCCTGTGAGTGACGATCCAGATGTCCCCAGTACAGTACACCCTGCCTTGGTCAGCTTGCCTTCAAAACACTGGATGCATAGCTTCCAGAATACATGCCAAAACCATGTAAATACCCTGGGTTTAGGTGATGTCTCCATGAGGAGACATGAGAGGGTAGAAACTGGAGAGATATGTGTCCCAGAGGAAAATCTTGAAGTGAAGGATTTCAAGGGGTCCCAACCCCATGAAGAGAAGCAGATTACTATAAGATCTAGAGCCATAAGCCAGGGAGAAAGGCTCGGGAGAATAAGTCCTTCCATCCCAAGCTCCATCCAGATCAAGGATACAACCAAGACTTGGATACCAGGGAAAGGGGAGGTTACTTCGAAGAGTTCTTTGAATAACATCACAAGGACTGCTTCACAATATGGAAAGGACAGCACAAAATATTTAGGGCAAGGGGATTCCTTAGAGAATGTTCTCCACACATCAGGTACTGAGCAAATACAGGAGGTGATAACAAGAAACAAGGTCATCTACAATACAGTAGCTGAAATAAAATCACTTGTGAATGCTCTGGGCCAGATCCTAGAAAATACTGAAGAGTACCGATCAAAGGTACTAGGGTGTAAAGTGGACTCACTTACATCCCAGCTAGATGACCCATCCCACACTCCTGTGGGTCTGCATGAAACAATCCATAGCAGAACAGTAAACAGATTGAGCTGTGGCCATGTCAGCCCTGAGATCAATAATTATTCCTTCACATATATGGGGACTGAAGACCAACTACAGTCAGGGATTGAAGCCCATAGAGCCTGTGATGAAGATCTGAACCAAGGAGGGACAGATATCTGGTTTGATCAGCTCCCCTTCCCCAAGGGAAGTGACCTTCTTTCTGAGTACAGGGGAATTGGAGACAAGCAGGAGTCAGGTCTTGCTGACCAGAGATTCTGTGACCCAAATAAAATCACAAGAAATGTTGGAATGGTCTGCTGGCCACATAGCAGCTTCGAGGGGCACAACCATTCCTTCGAATACAAAGAAAACAGAGCCAAACAGCAGCCAGAAattgtccataaaccccctttcCCATGTCAATGTACGAAGAAAGGAACAGGCTGTGGCCGCTCTCTCAGTCCCATAGAGAACTGTGCAGTCAAGCATAAGGGAAATGACTGCTTAAGGACTTCAGTTGCTGCCCACCAAGCCTCTCACACCAGGTAG